Proteins from one Nicotiana tabacum cultivar K326 chromosome 23, ASM71507v2, whole genome shotgun sequence genomic window:
- the LOC107779483 gene encoding uncharacterized protein LOC107779483 has product MKGLSRMLEKTKQLQWLKGFEVGNISGSSISVSHLLFADDTLVFCGEEKTQIQYLNLTLMIFEAISGLHINMSKSIIYPINMDHLPLGARHKATDIWNVIIEKFEKRLSKCKNNLTNSEDLSYGKWYLRYNQGEAGFWKEIIQAKYGTSSHWCTNVHLVPTYKYNKQDHSLVIYSSSKKDYPFPWEVKIKPTMISSKLSLLITVALMAATTTLTVAQTPSCAAQLVPCAPYLNSTKPPASCCDPLREAVTKDLDCLCTLYENPTLLPSLGINVTQALALPKACNIPGDVSACKAAAPKSSGSSPSGTTPVTQAAKDKNGVSRIAWTGISSLLVLCASIVLA; this is encoded by the exons ATGAAGGGGCTTAGTAGAATGCTAGAAAAGACCAAGCAATTGCAATGGTTGAAAGGTTTTGAAGTGGGGAACATCTCAGGCTCATCAATCTCCGTATCCCACCTCTTATTTGCTGATGACACTCTTGTTTTCTGTGGTGAAGAAAAAACTCAAATACAATATCTCAATCTTACTCTGATGATTTTTGAAGCTATTTCAGGACTTCACATCAACATGTCCAAGAGTATCATTTATCCTATTAATATG GATCATCTCCCCTTGGGTGCTAGACACAAAGCAACTGATATTTGGAATGTGATCATTGAAAAGtttgagaaaagattg TCAAAGTGCAAAAACAACTTGACAAACTCAGAAGATCTTTCCTATGGGAAG TGGTACTTGAGGTATAACCAGGGGGAAGCTGGGTTCTGGAAAGAGATCATCCAAGCAAAATATGGGACTTCTAGTCACTGGTGCACTAATGTG CATTTAGTTCCCACCTATAAGTACAACAAACAAGACCACTCACTAGTCATCTATAGTAGCAGCAAAAAAGATTACCCATTTCCGTGGGAAGTGAAAATCAAACCAACCATGATTTCCTCCAAACTCTCCTTGCTGATCACGGTGGCACTGATGGCGGCAACCACCACACTAACGGTGGCCCAAACTCCGTCGTGTGCTGCTCAGTTAGTACCATGTGCACCTTACCTCAACTCAACCAAACCACCGGCTTCTTGTTGTGACCCACTTAGAGAAGCCGTGACCAAAGATCTTGATTGTCTCTGCACGCTGTACGAAAATCCTACGTTGTTGCCTTCTCTTGGTATTAATGTTACTCAAGCACTTGCTCTTCCTAAGGCCTGTAACATCCCCGGCGATGTTAGCGCTTGTAAAG CTGCTGCTCCAAAAAGTTCAGGTTCTTCTCCTTCTGGGACAACGCCAG TCACACAAGCTGCAAAAGATAAAAATGGAGTGAGCAGGATTGCATGGACCGGAATCTCAAGCTTACTCGTACTCTGTGCTTCTATCGTGCTTGCTTAA
- the LOC107779484 gene encoding FAM10 family protein At4g22670: MEPAKLNELKQFVEQCKSNPSILSNPSLSFFRDYIESLGGKLPPSAYDTGDYKAKSHVVDESDDEVGDDENDAHAKGAVEEDEEPEIIESDIEFDESDTVEPDNDEPQKMGDPSVEVTEEARDASQESKAQALEAISEGKLEDAIEHLTKAVLLNPTSAIMYAARASVYIKMKKPNAAIRDANAALEINPDSAKVYKSRGIARAMLGKWEEAAKDLHLASKLDYDEEISAVLKKVEPNAHRIEEHRRKYDRLRKERKDRKNECERQRRKAEAQAAYEKAKKQEESSSNRRAGGMPGGFPGGMPGGFPGGMPGGFPGMPGGFPGGMPGGFPGGMPGGFPGGMPGGSPGAMPGGSPGAMPGGSPGAMPGGMPGNMDYSKILNDPELMAAFKDPDVMAALQDVMKNPANLAKHQANPKVAPIIAKMMSKFAGSN; this comes from the exons ATGGAGCCGGCGAAGTTGAATGAACTGAAGCAATTCGTCGAACAGTGCAAATCCAATCCTTCTATTCTCTCTAAtccttctctttccttcttccgTGACTACATTGAAAG tctCGGTGGTAAACTTCCTCCGTCTGCTTACGACACTGGAGATTACAAAGCG AAGTCTCATGTGGTGGATGAGAGTGATGACGAGGTGGGTGATGATGAGAACGATGCTCATGCTAAAGGGGCGGTTGAAGAAGACGAGGAGCCTGAGATAATTGAATCTGATATTGAGTTTGATGAGAGTGACACTGTGGAACCTGACAATGATGAGCCACAAAAG ATGGGAGACCCTTCTGTTGAGGTGACCGAAGAAGCCCGCGATGCTTCTCAAGAGTCCAAAGCTCAGGCCTTGGAAGCAATTTCTGAAG GTAAGCTAGAAGATGCAATTGAGCATCTTACAAAGGCAGTTCTCCTCAATCCTACATCAGCAATTATGTATGCTGCTAGAG CTAGTGTGTATATCAAGATGAAGAAGCCAAATGCTGCCATACGAGATGCAAATGCAGCGTTAGAG ATAAACCCAGATTCTGCTAAAGTTTACAAATCACGTGGCATTGCACGTGCCATGCTGGGAAAATGGGAGGAAGCTGCTAAGGATCTTCACTTGGCTTCAAAGCTGGACTATGATGAGGAAATAAGTGCTGTGCTTAAGAAG GTTGAGCCAAATGCACATAGAATTGAAGAACACCGCAGGAAGTATGATAGGCTGCGCAAAGAACGAAAAGATAGAAAGAATGAGTGTGAGAGACAACGAAGAAAGGCTGAAGCTCAG GCTGCTTATGAGAAGGCCAAGAAGCAAGAAGAATCCTCATCAAATAGGAGagctggtggcatgcctggtggCTTCCCTGGTGGAATGCCAGGAGGGTTTCCTGGGGGCATGCCCGGGGGTTTTCCTGGCATGCCTGGTGGGTTTCCTGGGGGCATGCCTGGTGGGTTTCCTGGGGGTATGCCCGGTGGGTTTCCTGGGGGCATGCCCGGGGGCTCTCCTGGGGCCATGCCTGGTGGCTCTCCTGGGGCCATGCCAGGGGGCTCTCCTGGGGCCATGCCTGGAGGAATGCCTGGTAACATGGACTACAGTAAAATACTGAAT GACCCTGAGTTAATGGCGGCATTCAAGGATCCTGATGTCATGGCTGCCCTACAAGATG TGATGAAGAACCCTGCTAACTTGGCCAAGCATCAGGCAAATCCTAAAGTTGCTCCCATTATTGCGAAAATGATGAGCAAATTTGCTGGAAGTAACTGA